The stretch of DNA AAACTGTGCGCGAGGTACTCGACCGTGGTTTCTGGGCTGCGTTTACCATTTACCCATTCACGAAGATGGGTAACGAACGCATGGTGGAGGTGGTGAAGCAATACGGTCCCAACCGCATTATGATTAACTCAGCCGCCGACTGGGGTATCAGCGACCCGTTAGCCGTGCCGAAAACAGCCGCTCTGATGAAACAGCGCGGCATTTCTGACGAAACCATCCGGCTCGTAACGTTCGAGAATGCCATAACGGCCTTTGCGCAAAGCGGCCAAATTAGCCTTGACGAACTCACGCAACCTATCGACATCGACCAAAGCCAACGCTTCAACGGCAGTTCGGTGCTGCGCGGTGGTCAGGCACCGAGGGTTGATAAAGAATCGACGATAATTAAATAGTGTTGAATGATTGAGTGGTTGACTGATTGAATGTACTCTCAGCATACCCATTCAATCAGTCAACCACTCAATCATTCAATCAATCTATGCTGAAAGCCCTTCTCTCCCTCACCCGCCCTGCCAACCTCGTTACGGCCATTGCCGACGTGCTGGCGGGGATGGCTATTGCGGGCTATTTTCTGGTTCCAAATCCGCCCCCTGCACCAGTGGGGTGGTTGTGTTTGGCTACGGTTGGCCTGTATGGCGGGGGCGTGGTCTTCAATGACGTATTCGATGCCGAGTTAGACGCCATTGAGCGACCCGAACGCGCCATTCCGAGCGGGTTAGTAAGCAAACAGGCGGCTTCGTTGCTGGGTGCTGGATTGTATGTGATGGGAGTTTTTGCATCGTTTCTGGTTAATTCAACGGCGGGTTGGCTGGCAATGGCAATCGTGCTGCTATCGCTTATCTACGACCGTTTTGGTAAGCATCATAACTGGTTTGGGCCGCTAAACATGGGCCTGTGCCGGGGCCTGAATCTGCTGCTGGGCGTAAGCATCCTGCCCGAACAGGTGGGGCCGTGGGCGTGGGTAGGATTGGTGCCAGTGGCCTACATCGGAGCCATCACGATGATTAGCCGGGGTGAAGTACACGGCGGTCGGGCTGGAACGTTGCGGTTGGCGGGTTTGCTCTACGCGCTTGTCATCGGCTGTGTAGCGGCTCTGGCGCAACGGCGTGGGCAACTCGGTACAGCACTGCCGTTTCTGATACTGTTTGGGTATTACATTTTTCCACCCCTCTGGCGGGCCGTTCGCGACCCCATCGGGCGTAACATTGGCCTGGCTGTAAAAGCGGGCGTTTTATCGCTCATCGTCATGAACGCGGCCTGGGTAGCGGCTTTCGCATCGTTTCCGCTGGCAATGCTGGTGTTTTGCCTGCTGCCCCTCTCGCGACTACTGGCAAAGGCGTTTGCGGTAACGTGACTTACAGTTCACAGTGAACAACCAACAGCCAACAGTGATGCACTGCGTAACTGTTGGCTGTTGGCTGTTCACTGTGAACTGTAAATCAGGCGTTCTGCGGAGTGGAGAACTCTTCAAGAGCCATTTCGAGGTGCTGGGCAATCATCTGCGCCGACCGACCTTCAATGTGGTGCCGCTCGATGAAGTGAACCAGTTCGCCATCTTTGAAAATACCAATGGCGGGCGACGACGGCGGATAGGGGAGCAGGTACTCGCGCATCCGGGCCGTAGCATCGATATCGCCACCGGCAAAAACGGTATACAGTTGGTCGGGCTTAACGGCACTGGCTGCCAGAGCCGCTTTCACGCCCGGACGGGCCGCGCCAGCCGCGCAGCCACATACCGAGTTTACAACAACCAACGCAACACCTTTCTGGTCAGCCATGGCCGCGTCAACGTCGGCGGGCGTGGTCAGTTCTGTGAACCCAACGCTGGTCAGGTCTTCCCGAAACGGGACAAGCAAATGAGGAGGATACATATTTAGTTTACAGTTTGCAGTTTTCAATCAACAGTTGGCGGGCTACATGAAGCCCAATTCGAGTTTGGCTACTTCCGACATCAACTCGGTAGAGTAGGGCGGGTCGAAGGTCAGTTCAACGCTTACGTCGTTGACGCCCGGTACGGCCCGTACTTTTGCTTCGATTTCGCCTGGTATCTCACCCGCCGACGGGCACGAGGGCGAGGTCAGCGTCATCAGAATATAAACGTTGTTGACCGGAAAAATCTTAATATCGTAGATCAGGCCCAGTTCGTAGACGTCCACCGGAATTTCGGGGTCATATACGCCTTTCAGGGCCAGGATGATCTGTTCTTTCAATTCTGTTTCGTCGTTCATTGTCGTCATGGCTTAACGGCTGCGTAGGCGCGGGCGGTATTTTTCATGCGTTCGATCATAGAGGCCAAACCACCGGCCCGCAGCGACGTAACTAAGTTACGCATCCCCACTTTATCAATGAAATAAAGATCGGCACTGGCAATGTCTTCGGGCTTTTCACCCGACAGTACCCGAATCAGCAGACTAACTAACCCTTTCGAGATTTGGGCGGTCGGTTCACTATCGCCCATGAAAAACAGCCGCTCACCTTTTAGTTCCGAATCAACCCAGACTTTCGATTGGCAGCCCATAATCCGGTTCTCGTCGGTTTTGGCCGATTCGGGCATCGGGGGCAGTTTTTTGCCGAGGTCGATAATGTACTGCGTCTTGTCCAACTGATCGTCGAACAAGTCGAACTCGTCGATAATTTCGTCTTGTTTCTGGTTAATGGTCATGAAGTTACAGTTTGCCAAGTGGCATCCCCATTGGTACTAATGCAAGAATGAGCGGAATATCTGTCTGTGCGCTATATACCAGTCTATATCTGCCTACGAACACTTCCCGAATGAATGAGACATTATAATCAGGAACCATCCGACCCATGCCAGGGAATTGTTCAATAAGTCCAAGTTTCTTTTCTAACTGCTCCATCCAATCATCGGCGGCTGACATTGACAAGTCCAGTAGGTAAGAATAAGTCCTCCGTACATCTTCGCGAGCTGAGTCTTTCCAATCAACCATTCTGCTTTGCCGACTCAGCTAGTTTCTGTTGTTTCAATTCGTTTAGCTCCTGCATTACTTGGGCATGCGAAACATGCTTGGTTTCAAGCAGGCGCTGCTGAATGAATTTGATGAATAGAATGCGCTCAATCAACTCTTCCGAAGATACTTTATCAGGTAGTTGGCTGAGGCTATCAATAACCTGATTTTTATCCAACAACAGTTCCTCGTCCATGTTTGTTAAGGTTTAGAACGTCTTACAACATCATTTTCTGCACCCGGCGCAGACCCGCAATGAGCCGGTCAACTTCGTCTTTGGTGTTATAAACCGCAAAGGAGGCCCGCGTGGTTCCGGCAATGCCGAAGCGTTGCATGAGCGGCTGGGTGCAGTGGTGGCCTGTTCTTACCGCGATACCCTGCTGATCGAGAATCACGCCCGTATCCTGGTGGTGAATGCCATCCATAACCCACGACACGACGCCAATTTTATGTTTGGCCTGCCCAATAATCCGCAGCCCGTCGAGTTCCTGTAACTGCTCGGTGGCGTAGTGCAGGAGGTCGGCTTCGTGGGCGGCAATGTTCTCTTTACCCAGCCCGTCCATGTATTCGAGCGCGGTTTTTACGGCTACTACGTCGGCGATGTTGGGCGTTCCGGCTTCAAACTTATACGGTGGGTCGTTATAGGTCGTTTTCTCGAACGTAACTTCCTTTATCATCTCGCCCCCGCCCCGGTAAGGTGGCATGGCATCGAGCAGGGCGCGTTTGCCGTAGAGGACGCCCATACCGGTGGGTCCGTAAAGTTTGTGTGCCGAAAATACGTAGAAATCAGCGTCTAACGCCTGCACGTCGAGGTCGAGGTGCGAACTGGCCTGCGCCCCGTCAATGAGCACAACGGCCCCAACGGCGTGGGCTTTTTCGATAATCGTTTCGACCGGGTTGATGGTGCCGAGCGAGTTGGACACATGCACGACCGACACGAGTTTGGTACGTTCCGACAGCAGCTTTTCGTATTCATCAAGCATCAACTCGCCGTTGTCATCCACCGGAATTACCCGCAGCACACAGCCGCGTTCTTCGCAAAGCATTTGCCAGGGCACAATATTGGAGTGGTGTTCCATCCCCGAAATAACAATCTCGTCGCCCGCATTCAGGAATTTGCGTCCGTAGGTCTGGGCCACGAGGTTGATGCCGTCGGTGGTGCCATACGTGAAGATGATTTCTTCCCAGTGCTTCGCGTTCAGAAACTGCTGAACGGCCCGGCGCGACGCTTCAAAAGCCGCCGTAGCCTGCTCGGCGAGGTGGTGAATGCCCCGGTGAATGTTGGCGTTATAGCCTTCGTAATAACGCGTGAGGGCATCGATGACGGGCAGCGGCTTCTGGTTGGTGGCCGCATTATCGAAATACACTAACGGACGCCCATTTACCTGCTGATGGAGAATGGGGAAATCCTGTCGGATTTTAGCTATATCAAGAATTGTTTCGGGAGCCGCTTGCATGGAATTCAGGATGAATTGTCTTCAGGATAACAAAGCGGGTGGGGGAAAGGTGCGGGTAATGAATAATGCACAATGAACAATGCTGGTTAGTAGCAACCATTATTCATTGTGCATTATTCGTGGTTTATGCTATACTTACTTCCCCAGCTTCTCTACCACAACGCCGTTCAGAAACTCGCGGATGGGCTGGATTTTTATCTGGCTCAACACGTCCTGGGCGAAGGCATAGAGCAACAGCGTCCGGGCTTCGTCTTTCGGAATGCCGCGCGACCGCATGTAAAACAGGGCTTCGTCGTTGAGTTGCCCGGTGGTGGTGCCGTGCGAACACTTTACGTCGTCGGCGAAGATTTCCAACTGCGGTTTGGTGTTCATGCTCGCGCCCGGCGACAGCACCACGTTTTTGCACGACTGGTAAGCATTGGTTTTCTGCGCGTCGGGCCGGACGTAGATTTTGCCGTTGAAAACGCCCGTGCCGTTGTCGTCTAAGATGCCTTTGTAAAGTTCGCTGCTATACGAATTGGGCATAGCGTGGTCTACCAGCGTATGGTTATCGACGTGCTGCCGACCGTTGGGCATATACAGCCCGTACATGAATGCTTCGGCATGTTGACCATTCAGCACAATGTTCAGGTTATTACGCACAAAGTGGCCGTTGAGCGTAACAGTGGCCGAGTAAAAATGGCTGTTGTCGGCCTGACTCACCTGTGTGGTGCCGATGTGATACGCCTGCTCACTTTCGTTCTGTACCTTGTAGTACTGCATCCGCGCATCGCGGTTGAGCACAATTTCGGTCACTACATTGACGAAACTGGCACGGTCGCCCATTGTCCTGAACGACTCGGCCATTGTGACTTCGGCGTTGCGGCCTACAATCACGAGGTTGCGGGGCTGCGACGTTATGTTGTTTTGGCGGCAGTCGCTGACAAAGCGCAGAATAACAGGTTGCTCAACAACGGTGTTATCAGGAATGCGAAGCACTGCTCCATCGTTGGCTAAGGCTGTATTCAGTGCCGTAAATGCATTGTCCTGGTAATCAGCGTAGCGGGCAAAGTGCGATCCGATAAAGTCGGGGTCGGCTTTAAGGGCTTCGGCAAATGTCGTTATGGATAGCTGACTGGCCGGACTAACAATCCGCGACAGTTCGGGATGATAGCGACCATTTACGAAGTAGAGCACATTGCCTTCCAGATTTGGAATTGCCAATGGAGCCAGATCGGCTTCAGTTACGGTCGTGTTTTCATCCAGTTCAAACGCCTGTTTGAACAGACCACTAACATTTGAATACTTCCATTCTTCGTGCCGGATGGTAGGGAAACCCAGCAGATCGAACTGCTTCAGCGCGGCCCGGCGCACCTGATGCAGGGGCATTTTGGCCTCGCCATTCATGCGTTCTTCGTTCGCGTGAAAAGCCGCCAGCAGTTGATCTTTAAATTGATTGTATGATGAGAAAGACATTTCTTTTCATTTTTCACTATGTTATACGACTTGCTCGGCTTTGATCCAGTCGTAGCCTTTTTCTTCCAGTTCGAAAGCCAGTTCTTTAGGACCCGATTTCACAATGCGGCCCTGATACAACACGTGAACGTAATCGGGAACAATGTAATCGAGCAGCCGCTGGTAGTGTGTAACTACGATAGTCGACCGTTCGGGAGAGCGAAGTTTGTTAACGCCCTCAGCCACAATGCGCAGCGCGTCGATATCTAAGCCCGAATCAGTTTCATCGAGAATCGCCAGTTTCGGTTCGAGCATGGCCATCTGGAAAATCTCGTTCCGTTTTTTCTCACCACCTGAAAACCCTTCGTTCAGCGACCGGCTCAGCAACGACTGGTCGATGTTGACGAGTTTCATTTTCTCTTTCATTAATTTCAGGAACTGCACGGCGTCGAGCGGTTCCTGCCCGCGATGCTTGCGGATTTCGTTCATGGCCGTTTTGAGGAAGTTGGTCGTGCTGACGCCCGGAATTTCGACCGGGTATTGAAACGCCAGAAATATGCCTTCGGCGGCCCGCTCTTCAGGAGCCATCTCAAGCAAATCCTGGCCCTGATACGTCACGCTGCCGTTCGTTACTTCATATTGTTCGCGGCCTGCCAGTACCGATGCCAACGTGCTTTTGCCCGCTCCGTTCGGCCCCATAATCGCATGAATCTCGCCGGAGTTGATCTCCAGATTCAGGCCCTTAAGTATTTCTTTGTCGCCAATAGAGGCATGCAAATTACTGATGGATAACATGTAGGTTAGATGATATGTCGACTCGAAAATCAAGCCGCAAAGTTAACCGATTCGTCGGTACGTATTCGGTACTGTAACAAAATCAGGCGATTAAAAGTTGAGCATCACATTGCTTATTCGAGAAGGGGCTTTTTGTAGAGGCAGAATCGGTCATAAAAAACCTGCTTAACATGGGGTTGGTAAATCAAAACGGGGCTGAAAGTCTGGCAATGTGTAGCAGACTTTCAGCCCCGTTCAATGACGTACTAATTTTACTGTCCTCCCGACGGTTCTGAGGGAAGTTGTAACGGTGCGCTCCCTCCGCCACCTCCCGGCTGACTGCGTCGTACCTGCTCGATTACGAACGGCACACACTTGGCCGGTGGGCAACCACAGACATTCTGCGGCACCGTTACGGCTACGTCTATAAAGCAGTCGCCCGAGAAAATCCGTACTGTGTACACGTCTCCTGCCGAACTGGTCGGGTTTGTCAACCCTGTTGCCAGCACGCTACCCGTCGTAGCAGGCAGGTTCTGATTGGTGTCAAACAACGGTGCCGAGGCCGTATACGAATCCCCTTTCGCCACGTTATAGGTCAGCCCGCTCAGGGCCGTACCGCTCAGAATAAGCTGGGCATCGGCATTGGCTACAGTGGCCGTCTGGCTATTGCAGGTAGCGGCTACTGCTGTCAGCGAAGGAGCTACAGGCGCGGGAATCTCATTGATAATGACGGGGCAGCAGGAGCCATCGGGACAACTCGAAACGTCGTCCCGGAATGCCTGTACCTGATATTCGCCGGGCAATGTAGCTACGAAGGTATTGGCCGAACCACTCTGCACGGTGGTGCTGGTTGCTGAGCCGGGGGCGGTGTAAATCCAGTCGTAGCTGTCATAACCAGCCACTGTACTCAGGCTAAACGCATAATCGCTGCCCTGACAGGCCGTAAACGGTACAGATACGCAGACCGTAGCCGTAGACGAGCAGTCGGGACCACTGGTTACGCTTACTGTAAAGGTGTGTACGCCTGAGGGTAGGGCCGACGTATCCGTAATTTCAGCATTGGGCGTTTCAAGGGTAACACCATCAGGCGCGCTCCAGACATACGTGTATGAACCAGTGGGCGACACGCTCGCAGTAAGCGTAGCCGAATTACCAATCGCTACTGTGCCGCTGCTGGCACTGGCTGTTACCGAGAGGTCACAGACCGGAGCTGCTGAAACGCTGATGCTCAGCGGAAGCTCCACCGAACAACCGTTGGCATCGGTAGCCGTGACGGTAAAGCTGCTCAGACCTGAACCCGTCGGCGTACCGCTTATCACATCGCCGACCAACCCAAGTCCTGGGGGTGGAGTACCCGCCGTGACTGAGTAGGCGTAAGGAGCCGTACCGCCCGATGCAGTCAGCGTCTGGCTGTAGAGGGTACCTTCCTGGGCAGTGGGCAGGCTGGTA from Spirosoma montaniterrae encodes:
- the eboC gene encoding UbiA-like protein EboC (EboC, a homolog the polyprenyltransferase UbiA, belongs to system of proteins involved in the trafficking of precursor metabolites to an extracytoplasmic compartment so that the biosynthesis of certain natural products, such as scytonemin, can be completed.); protein product: MLKALLSLTRPANLVTAIADVLAGMAIAGYFLVPNPPPAPVGWLCLATVGLYGGGVVFNDVFDAELDAIERPERAIPSGLVSKQAASLLGAGLYVMGVFASFLVNSTAGWLAMAIVLLSLIYDRFGKHHNWFGPLNMGLCRGLNLLLGVSILPEQVGPWAWVGLVPVAYIGAITMISRGEVHGGRAGTLRLAGLLYALVIGCVAALAQRRGQLGTALPFLILFGYYIFPPLWRAVRDPIGRNIGLAVKAGVLSLIVMNAAWVAAFASFPLAMLVFCLLPLSRLLAKAFAVT
- a CDS encoding type II toxin-antitoxin system RelE/ParE family toxin codes for the protein MVDWKDSAREDVRRTYSYLLDLSMSAADDWMEQLEKKLGLIEQFPGMGRMVPDYNVSFIREVFVGRYRLVYSAQTDIPLILALVPMGMPLGKL
- the sufD gene encoding Fe-S cluster assembly protein SufD, yielding MSFSSYNQFKDQLLAAFHANEERMNGEAKMPLHQVRRAALKQFDLLGFPTIRHEEWKYSNVSGLFKQAFELDENTTVTEADLAPLAIPNLEGNVLYFVNGRYHPELSRIVSPASQLSITTFAEALKADPDFIGSHFARYADYQDNAFTALNTALANDGAVLRIPDNTVVEQPVILRFVSDCRQNNITSQPRNLVIVGRNAEVTMAESFRTMGDRASFVNVVTEIVLNRDARMQYYKVQNESEQAYHIGTTQVSQADNSHFYSATVTLNGHFVRNNLNIVLNGQHAEAFMYGLYMPNGRQHVDNHTLVDHAMPNSYSSELYKGILDDNGTGVFNGKIYVRPDAQKTNAYQSCKNVVLSPGASMNTKPQLEIFADDVKCSHGTTTGQLNDEALFYMRSRGIPKDEARTLLLYAFAQDVLSQIKIQPIREFLNGVVVEKLGK
- a CDS encoding SufE family protein — encoded protein: MTINQKQDEIIDEFDLFDDQLDKTQYIIDLGKKLPPMPESAKTDENRIMGCQSKVWVDSELKGERLFFMGDSEPTAQISKGLVSLLIRVLSGEKPEDIASADLYFIDKVGMRNLVTSLRAGGLASMIERMKNTARAYAAVKP
- a CDS encoding BrxA/BrxB family bacilliredoxin; the protein is MYPPHLLVPFREDLTSVGFTELTTPADVDAAMADQKGVALVVVNSVCGCAAGAARPGVKAALAASAVKPDQLYTVFAGGDIDATARMREYLLPYPPSSPAIGIFKDGELVHFIERHHIEGRSAQMIAQHLEMALEEFSTPQNA
- the sufC gene encoding Fe-S cluster assembly ATPase SufC — its product is MLSISNLHASIGDKEILKGLNLEINSGEIHAIMGPNGAGKSTLASVLAGREQYEVTNGSVTYQGQDLLEMAPEERAAEGIFLAFQYPVEIPGVSTTNFLKTAMNEIRKHRGQEPLDAVQFLKLMKEKMKLVNIDQSLLSRSLNEGFSGGEKKRNEIFQMAMLEPKLAILDETDSGLDIDALRIVAEGVNKLRSPERSTIVVTHYQRLLDYIVPDYVHVLYQGRIVKSGPKELAFELEEKGYDWIKAEQVV
- a CDS encoding DUF59 domain-containing protein, which encodes MNDETELKEQIILALKGVYDPEIPVDVYELGLIYDIKIFPVNNVYILMTLTSPSCPSAGEIPGEIEAKVRAVPGVNDVSVELTFDPPYSTELMSEVAKLELGFM
- a CDS encoding cysteine desulfurase produces the protein MQAAPETILDIAKIRQDFPILHQQVNGRPLVYFDNAATNQKPLPVIDALTRYYEGYNANIHRGIHHLAEQATAAFEASRRAVQQFLNAKHWEEIIFTYGTTDGINLVAQTYGRKFLNAGDEIVISGMEHHSNIVPWQMLCEERGCVLRVIPVDDNGELMLDEYEKLLSERTKLVSVVHVSNSLGTINPVETIIEKAHAVGAVVLIDGAQASSHLDLDVQALDADFYVFSAHKLYGPTGMGVLYGKRALLDAMPPYRGGGEMIKEVTFEKTTYNDPPYKFEAGTPNIADVVAVKTALEYMDGLGKENIAAHEADLLHYATEQLQELDGLRIIGQAKHKIGVVSWVMDGIHHQDTGVILDQQGIAVRTGHHCTQPLMQRFGIAGTTRASFAVYNTKDEVDRLIAGLRRVQKMML